A stretch of Caldanaerobius polysaccharolyticus DSM 13641 DNA encodes these proteins:
- a CDS encoding iron-containing alcohol dehydrogenase, which produces MMEFEFYNPTRLIFGAGSLEQLGKVVSQYGKKALLVIGGGSIKKSGAFDRAVSSLKTAAVSVVEFSGVEPNPRLSTVVRAAELAKKEACDVIIGMGGGSVMDASKVIAASVLYEGDPKDMLVRAGKAPRLPERALPIITVPTLAATGSEMNCGAVITIDDEKEKLKTFVKTEVLYPKVAVVDPELTITVPKAYTAYGVCDIITHVTEGYFNGIDGTPIQDRFAEGVILTVLEWGPKAVSNGSDLEARAQVQWASIVALNGWVQAGVKAPYPVHQIEHTLSALYDIPHGAGLAVVNPAWMRFAARFRPERFAQFAQRIFGLSAIGKDNLSLALESINRFEEFLRSIGCPTRLPELGIGEITEEMFFRYAEETLKVLQDEEGRLPGHPPLRKEDIVEILRMAM; this is translated from the coding sequence ATAATGGAATTTGAATTTTATAATCCAACCCGACTAATCTTTGGTGCAGGTTCATTAGAACAGTTAGGGAAAGTAGTTAGTCAATATGGTAAAAAAGCATTGCTTGTCATTGGTGGAGGAAGTATAAAGAAAAGCGGAGCATTTGACCGAGCGGTATCCAGCTTGAAAACAGCGGCTGTTTCAGTGGTGGAATTCTCTGGTGTTGAGCCAAATCCACGGCTGTCAACTGTGGTACGTGCTGCAGAACTGGCAAAAAAAGAAGCTTGTGATGTGATTATAGGTATGGGTGGCGGTAGCGTCATGGACGCCTCAAAAGTAATTGCAGCCTCAGTCCTTTATGAAGGTGATCCTAAGGATATGCTTGTACGGGCAGGAAAAGCGCCCAGACTTCCGGAGCGAGCTCTTCCAATTATAACAGTTCCAACGCTTGCAGCAACAGGCTCTGAGATGAACTGCGGCGCTGTAATAACAATTGATGATGAAAAAGAAAAACTAAAGACATTTGTTAAAACTGAAGTTCTATATCCTAAAGTAGCTGTTGTAGATCCTGAACTTACCATAACAGTTCCTAAAGCTTATACAGCTTATGGTGTTTGTGACATAATAACGCATGTAACAGAAGGTTATTTTAATGGTATAGACGGAACTCCTATTCAAGATAGATTTGCTGAAGGAGTTATACTCACAGTTTTAGAGTGGGGACCAAAAGCAGTTAGCAATGGAAGCGATTTAGAAGCACGTGCACAAGTGCAGTGGGCTTCAATTGTTGCGCTAAACGGTTGGGTTCAAGCAGGGGTTAAGGCTCCTTATCCAGTGCATCAGATTGAACACACACTTTCTGCACTGTATGATATTCCTCATGGAGCAGGGCTGGCAGTAGTGAATCCGGCGTGGATGCGCTTTGCTGCAAGATTCCGTCCCGAACGTTTTGCCCAATTTGCTCAGCGCATATTTGGGCTGTCAGCAATCGGCAAAGACAATTTGAGTTTGGCTTTAGAAAGCATTAACAGGTTTGAAGAGTTTTTGCGTTCTATAGGTTGTCCTACGCGTCTGCCAGAATTGGGCATTGGAGAAATTACCGAGGAAATGTTTTTCCGTTATGCGGAAGAAACGCTGAAAGTGCTTCAGGATGAAGAAGGAAGACTTCCAGGTCATCCACCTTTGCGAAAGGAAGATATTGTAGAAATACTGCGTATGGCAATGTAA
- a CDS encoding aldo/keto reductase, which produces MQKVVLNNGVEMPILGYGVYQITDLEQCEQCVYDAIKAGYRLIDTAAAYMNEKAVGKAIKRAIEESIVKREDLFITTKLWIQDAGYESTKKAFEKSLKRLQLDYIDLYLIHQPFGDVHCAWRAMEELYREGFIRAIGVSNFQPDRLMDLIVHHEVVPAVNQIEIHPFCQQTESIEFMKKYNVQPEAWGPFAEGRNNIFQNEVLASIAKKYNKTVAQVILRWLIQRGIVTIPKTVHKERMIENIDIFDFELSQEDVEKIAALDTKKSLFLSHNDPETVKWLGTLKFDI; this is translated from the coding sequence ATGCAAAAGGTAGTTTTGAACAACGGCGTTGAGATGCCCATTTTGGGCTACGGTGTTTATCAGATCACTGATCTTGAACAGTGCGAACAGTGTGTTTATGATGCTATCAAAGCGGGTTACCGGTTGATCGATACAGCAGCCGCTTACATGAATGAAAAAGCGGTTGGGAAGGCTATTAAGAGAGCAATTGAGGAAAGTATAGTAAAAAGAGAAGATCTATTTATTACTACAAAACTCTGGATACAAGACGCAGGCTACGAGTCGACCAAGAAAGCATTTGAAAAATCGCTTAAAAGGCTTCAGCTTGACTATATCGACCTTTATTTGATTCATCAACCTTTTGGTGATGTGCATTGTGCTTGGCGGGCTATGGAGGAACTATACCGTGAAGGATTTATTAGAGCAATAGGTGTTAGCAACTTCCAACCAGACCGTTTGATGGATTTAATAGTTCACCACGAGGTGGTTCCTGCTGTGAACCAGATAGAAATACATCCGTTCTGCCAGCAAACAGAAAGCATCGAGTTCATGAAGAAATATAATGTACAGCCAGAAGCCTGGGGTCCTTTTGCAGAAGGCAGGAACAACATCTTTCAGAATGAAGTTTTAGCATCTATAGCCAAAAAGTACAATAAAACAGTTGCACAGGTGATTTTGCGGTGGCTGATTCAAAGAGGGATAGTCACAATCCCGAAAACTGTGCACAAAGAGAGGATGATTGAAAACATTGACATATTCGACTTTGAATTAAGTCAAGAGGATGTGGAAAAGATTGCAGCATTGGACACAAAAAAGAGCCTGTTCTTATCGCATAATGATCCGGAAACTGTGAAATGGCTTGGCACACTTAAATTTGATATATAG
- a CDS encoding flavodoxin, which translates to MPYSKILIAYFSRRGNIYVGGSILNLPIGNTEVIAKKIHELIGGDMFEIKTVKPYPEDYTETIEVAKEEKRQNARPELANKLDDINSYDVIFLGYPNWWGTMPMAVFTFLESYDFAGKAIVPFCTHEGSGMGSSERDIKKLCPNAKVLPGVAIRGSNVNRADKDIADWLKRLGLIS; encoded by the coding sequence TTGCCGTATTCAAAGATTCTTATCGCTTATTTTTCTCGCAGAGGAAATATTTATGTAGGCGGCAGTATTTTAAATCTGCCGATTGGAAATACAGAGGTAATAGCGAAGAAGATACACGAACTTATTGGTGGTGATATGTTCGAAATTAAAACGGTAAAGCCATATCCGGAAGATTATACAGAAACAATAGAAGTAGCAAAGGAAGAAAAAAGGCAGAATGCCAGGCCAGAACTTGCAAATAAGCTAGACGACATAAATTCTTACGATGTGATTTTCCTCGGCTACCCCAATTGGTGGGGAACGATGCCGATGGCTGTGTTTACATTTTTAGAGTCTTATGATTTCGCGGGGAAGGCCATTGTTCCATTTTGCACACATGAAGGCAGCGGAATGGGAAGCAGTGAGCGCGATATCAAGAAACTTTGCCCGAACGCAAAGGTACTGCCCGGTGTAGCCATTCGAGGAAGCAATGTTAACAGAGCAGATAAAGATATTGCAGACTGGCTTAAGAGACTCGGTTTGATATCATAG
- a CDS encoding MerR family transcriptional regulator, with the protein MTIAEVSKKFGLSPDTLRYYERIGLIPRVNRNESGIRDYTEEYCKWIEFIKCMRSAGVHVATLVEYVTLLQQGDKTIEARKQILIEQREKLLSRIEEMERALERLNFKIEEYETKLIPAENNLKRLVHNS; encoded by the coding sequence ATGACGATTGCAGAAGTAAGCAAAAAATTTGGCCTTTCACCGGATACTCTCCGCTACTATGAGCGTATTGGCCTGATCCCCAGGGTAAATCGCAACGAAAGCGGTATCCGGGATTATACGGAGGAATACTGTAAGTGGATTGAATTCATTAAATGTATGCGCAGCGCAGGTGTTCACGTTGCAACGCTGGTCGAGTATGTTACACTGCTCCAGCAAGGCGACAAAACTATAGAGGCCAGAAAACAAATTCTTATCGAGCAACGGGAGAAACTTCTTTCCCGCATTGAAGAAATGGAGAGAGCGCTGGAAAGGTTAAATTTTAAAATTGAAGAATATGAGACTAAACTTATTCCGGCAGAAAACAACTTAAAAAGATTGGTACACAACAGCTAG